The genomic stretch TGCGCCCCTGGGAACAGGCGCTCAGGGCCGACCACATCCTGTCCACCGAGGTTCAGGTGGGTGGCGCGCGCCGGGCCGCGCGCATGGCCACGAAATCCTGGCGCGACCCCGGCGCGCTGCGCTTCGTGCGGCTGAAGGCGGAGGGCGGCCTCTGGACCGCCAACCATTCGCTGATGGTCGATGCGGAATTCTGGTCGCGCGTGGTGCGCACCGACGACGAACCGCTCACGCGCCACGCCCGCGCGTTGTTCGCCGCCGCCACCGCCTGCGCCTACGTGAACGGCGAACCAGGCTTCATCAACGGCGACCGGCTGGAGGATGCGCGGACCGGCTTCGCGCGGGCCAAGCCCGCCATCGCCGACGCCGCGTCCGCGCGCTATCGCGTGCAGGAGGGCGCGCCCCTGCTGGCCGATGTCGCGCGCCGTGCCGCCACCGCCGATTTCCCGGTCACCACCAACCCCTGCGGCGAGGTCGTGCTGCATGTCACCGGCGGGTATTGCGTGATCGCGGATTTCGCGCCGCTGCTGGCCTGCCCGGTGGCGCTGGATGCGCTCACGCCCGGCGCGGTCCCACCGGAGGTCGCGCGCGACTGGGATGCGCGGGTCGAAGCTGCGGTGCGGCTCGGCGTGCGCTTCCTGATCCGGGTGAACCGGATGGATGCGCTCTACGCCGTGGAGGTCTCGCGCACCAACCGCATCGGCATCGGCCCGACCGGACTGCACGAATGGGCCTGGGCGCGCTTCGGGCTCGGCTTCCACGACCTGCTCGACGAGGACCGCGCGCGGCCGTTCTGGGATGCGCTGGCGCGGCTGTCGGATGCGGCGAAGGATGAGGCAACGCGCTACGCCGCGGCCCTCGGCATGGCGCCGCCGGCGACGGTCACCACCATCAAGCCGGCCGGCACCACCAGCAAGCTGTTCGGCATGACCGAGGGCGCGCATTTGCCCGCGCGCCGGCAATACCTGCGCTGGGTGCAGTTCCGCGCGACCGACCCTCTGGTGGCGGACTATGCCGCGCGCGGCTATCCGATGCGCCGTCTGCAATCCTTCCCTGGCGTCGCGATCGTGGGCTTCCCGACCCTGCCGCTGATCCAGCGCCTGGGCCTGGGCGATCGGCTGGTGACGGCGCCGGAGGCGAGCCCGGCGGAACAGTATCGCTGGCTCGGCCTGCTGGAACGGCACTGGATCGGCGCGGCGCGCGGCAACCAGGTGTCCTACACGCTCAAGATCGCGACCGAGCGCTTCGGGCTCGAGGATTTCCGCGCCATCCTCCTGCAGCACCAGCCGCATCTGCGCTGCTGCGCTGTGCTGCCCTCGCGCCCGGATTCCGAGCTCGGCTACGAGTACCTGCCCGAGGAGGAGGTGGATGCGGACCGCTTCCGCTCCATCCTGGCCGGCATCGACGACCCCGGCGTGGCGGAGGCGGTGGACCTCGCGCGGCTGCAATGCGAGGCGGGGGTCTGCCCGATCTAGCGCGTTTCCGGCCTGCCGGTATCCGCCGTTGGCCCGCTCCACCACCAATGCGGGGCGCGTGCGGAGCGGGCCGGTGCCATCCGATGGGAGAACGCGCTAGCCTTTCAGCGGCTGCACAAGCAGCCGATCGATCCGCTGCTCCGCCTCCTCGCGATACCCTTCGACCCCGATCACCATGCCGAGCTGCCCGGCCGCAGGTTCCGCCACGTAGGTCCCGAACATCCTGTCCCAGACCGACAGGCAGAAGCCGAAGTCGCTGTCGGTTTCGGCACGGATCTCGGAATGATGGACGCGGTGCATGTCGGGCGTCACCACCACCCAGCGCAGCGGGCGGTCGACCCAGGCCGGGATCGCGATATTCGCGTGGTTGAACAGGCTGGTCGCGTTCAGCAGCACCTCGAAGACCAGAACTGCCTCCGGCGGCGCGCCGAGTGCCACCACCGCCAAGCCCTTGATCGCGAGAGAGAGCAGGATCTCGACCGGATGGAAGCGCAGGCCCGACGATGCATCCAGCTCCGGGTCCGCGTGATGCACCCGGTGCAGCCGCCACAGGATCGGCACCGCATGGAAGATGCGATGCTGCGCATAGATCAGCAGGTCGAGCAGCAGCACCGCCGCGGGGGCGGCCACCCACCACGGCACGCCGAGTACAGGGAAGAGCCCGAGCCCCCGCGATTCCGCCCAGAGCGCGACGCCCACCGCGCCCGCCGGCGCCACCAGGCGCAGCAGCACCGTCGCGACCGCGACCAGGCCGAAATTCGACGGCCAGCGCCGCCAGGCCAGGCGCTGCGGGCGCCGCGGGAAGGCATGCTCCAGCGCCGCCATCGCGACCAGCACGGCGGCGAAGACGGACAGCCGGATGATCGGTTCCTGATCGAGCATGCGTTTCATGTAGCGCGCCCGCGCCCCGCGTGCAGGGGCGCCCCCTTGCCCGTCCGCGCGCGCAGGGTGACGATGCCGCCAAAGGAGACCACCCGATGATGCTGCGCCTGATCGCCCTGCTGGCCCTGGCACCCTTGCCCGCACTGGCGCACCACCCGATGGGCGGGGCGGTGCCGGCCACGGCGTGGGAGGGCTTTGCCTCGGGCATCGGGCATCCGGTGATCGGGTTCGACCACCTGGCATTCCTGCTGGCAGCGGGCGTGCTGGCGGCGACGCTCGGCGTGAGGCGCGGGGCGGTGGCGATCCTGGCCTTCGTCGCGGGCGGCTTCGGCGGCAGCCTGGCGCATATGGCGGGCATCGGCTTCGGGCCGGTCGAGGCGCTGGTGGCGCTCAGCGTCGTCGCGGTCGGGTTGGCGCTGCTGTGGCGTGGCGTACCGACGGCGGTGGTGCCGGTGGGCTTCGCGCTGGCCGGCCTGGTGCACGGCCATGCCTTCGCCGAGGCCGTGATCGGTGCGGAGGCGACGCCCATCCTCGCCTACCTGCTTGCGCTGGCGCTGACGCAGGCGGCAATCGGGCTGGGTGTGATGCTCGCGGCGCGGCGCCTCAGCGCGGATGCGGCGCTGCTGCGCATCCCGGCCGGTGCGGCGGCGGCCTGCGCGGGCGCGGTGTTCCTGGCGCTGGCCGTGTAGCGGGCTGCACGCCCGCCAACGACCGTCTCCTGGGTCCTGGGTGGCGGGCCGGGCTGGGGCCAGGTCGGGGCCGTTACAGACAGGTCGCACCGCGCGCTAGCGCGCCTGGCGGCCGATCACGCGCAACACCGCGAAGCCCGCCAGCACGACCAGCGCGACATGGCCGAAGGCCAGGCCCCAGGCCAGCGCGCCCTCGCCCCCCGCGGCATCCAGCACCACGCCACACAGCAGCGGCCCGACGAAGCCGCCGGCGTAGCCCGCCATGGAATGCAGCCCCATGGTGGCACCGCGCAGCGCCGGATCCGCGGCCTGCACCGTGCCCGCGGTGAGCGCGGAGGAATCCAGGTAGATCGCCGCGTTCCAGGCGAACACCGCAGCCACCGCGACCAGCGGCGGCGACCCCATCGCGAAGCCCGTCACCGCCGCGAAGCCCGCCCCGCCCAGCATCGCGACCGCCACGACGCGGCCGCGCCCGAAATGCTCCGAGGCCTCGTTGCCTGATAGCGACACCGCAATGCCGACCAGCCCTGCCAGCGTGAACAGCACGGTCGGCCCCGGCAGCCAGGCGGGCGGCGCGGTAATGGCGAAGGACGCCGCGAGAAAGGCCACCGCCCAGGCGCGCAGCACCGCCATTTCCAGCGTGTGCACGCAGTATCCCGCGATCCAGGCCATGGCGCGGCGGTTCGCCAGCACCGGGCGGAAGTCGAGCAGCCGCCCGCCCGCCTTGCGTGGCGGTGGCGGCGTCCCGGGCATGACGAGCAACGCGATCGCGAAGGCGCAACCGGCCAGCAGGCCGCCCACCAGGAAGGCGAAGGACGGCCCGCCGACCGCGGCACAGGCGCCGGCCAGCGCGAAGGACGCCGCGCCAGCGATGCCGACCCCCGCCGCATGCCACGACACCGCACGCGACTGCGCGGTGCCACTCAGCGGATCGGCGATCGCCTTCAGCCCCGGCATATAGGCCCCCGCCCAGCCGATGCCCGCCAGCGCGCGGAAGGCGAGGCCGGACCAGAACCCATCCGCCAGCAGCGCAAAGCCGAGATGCGCGAGCGCGGTCGCCCCCGTGCCCACCAGGTAGATGTGCCGCGCCGGCACGCGGTCGGTCAGCGCGAGCAGTACCGGCACGGCCGGCACGTAGGCGGCAAAGAAGATGCCGATCAGCCAGCCGGCCTGCGTGCCCGAAAGCGACCAGGCGTCGATATAGGTCGGCAAGAGCGCGGGCAGGGTGAAGGCGCCGATCTGGGTGAGCACCTGTGCGGTCACCATGGCGGCGATGAAGCGCGGCGTGCCGGGGGCGACCTGCATGTACGCAAGGCTAGGCCGAGCGTCGGCGCGCCGGAAGCGGGGTTGATCGCGCCGCGGCCCCGCCCGACACTCCGCCCGCAATCACGGAGGAAAACCATGCGCGTGGTGGAAACGCCCGAGGCGCTGAAGGCGCTGGTCGGCCAGGAACTCGGCGTCGGCGACTGGCTCGAGGTCACGCAGGAGATGATGGACCGCTTCGCCGATGTCACCGGCGACCACCAGTGGATCCATGTGGACGTGGAGCGTGCGAAGCGCGAGATGCCTGGCGGCAAGACCATCGCGCATGGCTACCTGCTGCTGTCGCTGCTGCCGAAGCTGGGCGCCGGCGTCTACAAGGTGTCCTGGCCGTCGCGCACGCTGAACTACGGGTCGGACAAGGTGCGCATCATCAACCCGGTGCAGGCTGGCGACCGTGTGCGGCTGCGCCAGGCGCTGGTGGCCGTGGATGACGGGGCGGGTGGCACCCACCGCATCGTGGTGCGCCAGACCATGGAGATCGAGGGCAAGGACAAGCCCGCCCTGATCGCCGACACCATCCGCATGACATTCCCTTGAGACCGAGGCCCGCATGAAGATCACCTGGTTCGGCCATTCCGCCTTCCGGCTGGAATTCGGCTCATCGGTCGTGATGATCGACCCCTTCCTGACCGGCAACCCGGCCTTCGGCGGCGATGCCGAGGCGGCCAGCGCGGGGGCCACGCATGTGCTGCTCACGCACGGGCATGGCGACCACATCGGCGACACGGTGGCGATCTGCCAGCGCACGGAGGCGAAGCTGGTCACCAACTACGACCTCGCGATGCACCTCGCGCGCAAGGGGGTGACTGCGCTGGATCCGATGAACACCGGCGGCAGCACCGACCAGGGGGACTTCACCGTCTCGCTGACCCAGGCGCTGCATTCCTCGGTCGAGCAGGACGAGAATGGCGTCTCGCATTGCCTGGGCAATCCGAACGGAATCGTGGTGACGCCGAAGGACAAGGCGGAGCCCGTGGTCTACCACATGGGCGACACCGACATCTTCTCGGACATGGCGCTGGTCGATGAGCTGTATCGCCCGGCGGTGGCGATGGTGCCGATCGGCGACCGTTTCACCATGGGCCCGCGCGCCGCCGCGCTGTCGGTGAAGCGCTTCCTGCCATCGGTGCGCGTGGCGATCCCGTGCCACTACGCGACCTTCGGGCTGTTGCTGCCCGATGCCTCCGGCTTCGTGGCCGCGATGGAAGGTGCGAACGCCAAGGTCCTGGTGCCCGAGAAGGACAAGGCCTTCACGCCGTGAGCAGCCTTCCCGGATTGGAGGACCTCGCGACCCTGCGGGTCGAGGTCGCGGAGGGCGTGGCGACGGTGACGATCGACCGCCCGCCGGTGAATGCGCAGAACAGCGCCTTCCGCGACGACATCGTGCGCGTCTTCGACGTGCTGCACGAATCCGACGCGGTGCGCGCCATCGTGCTGACCGGGGCGGGCAAGACCTTCTCGGCCGGGGCGGACCTGAAGGACCGCCCGGATGCCGCGCGCCCCGGCGCCTTCCCGCGCCATTCGCGCGCCGTGCGCGCCGGCTTCGACTGCGTGATGGAATGCCGCAAGCCGGTGATCGCGGCGGTGAACGGGGCCGCGATCGGCGCCGGCTGCGTGCTGGCGCTGGTCTGCGACATCATCCTGGTGGCGGACGACGCCTTCATGTCGATGACCGAGGTCGATGTCGGCCTGGCCGGCGGCGTGGCGCATGTGCTGCGCCATTTCGGGCAGTCGGATGCGCGGATGTTCCTGCTGACCGCGCGGCGGCTGTCTGGCACCGAGCTGTACCGGATGAACGTCGCATCGGGCTTCTACCCGAAGGCCGACCTGCTGCCCGCGGCGCAGGCCATGGCGCGCGAGATCGCCGGCAAGGTGCCTCTCGCGGTCGAGGCCGCGAAGCGCGCCTTCACCCTGAACGAATACATGCCGCTGCGCGAAGGCTACGTCTACGAACAGACCCAGACGGCGCTGCTGGCGAAGACCGAGGACACGCAGGAGGCGCTTGCGGCCTTCGCGCAGAAGCGCAAGCCAGTGTTCAAGGGGCGGTAGCGGCGGCTGCGCGACGCTGACGCAGACGCCGGCGGGATGGACTCATCCGGTCGGGTGAAGCCGCTCGCGGGCAGATGCCTGGTGCCGTTGCAGCGCGCCAAGGCGAGCGGGCAGGGGGTCAGGCCCGATCCCTGGCCGGCGCCGGTCAGAACAGCGCCTGATTCCATTCCGGCCGCCAGTCGTGCTGCACCACGGCCTGCACGGCGTGGCCCGGCGCGAGGTGGATCGCCTCGGCGAGGCCTGGCGCCTCGGCCAGCGCGCCGGCCAGGGCACGTGCCAGGAAGCCGGGGCCGGAGCGCAGCCAGGGGTGTTCCTCGTCGCCGCGCGCCAGCGCCTCGATCAGCCGGTCGACCGCGCGACGGGCGACCGGATGCCCGGCGGCCGCACCGAACAGCAGCGGCTGCGGCGCCCCCCACAGGCCGGGGGTCGCGACGAGATCGGCCCCGCCGGCGGCGAGCGTCGCGATCGGCGCGGCCGGGCGCGCGCCGGGGGCCACGGTCCAGCCGCCGACCGTGGCGATCCACGCGAGGCGCAGCAGGTCCGCGCGCACTGACCCTTCCCAGGCGCGGGCCCAGGCCCGGCGGCCTGCCTGGCCGAGCCTCGCGTCGATGAAGGCGGCACCGGCCTCGCGGTCCATCGCAACGACATCGACGCCCGGATTGGCGCGCTGCCATGCCTGCGCATCGGCCTCGCCGGGCGCGCCGCGGGGCACCACCAGGAGCAGCCGTGCCGGCACGGCGCTGCCCTGCGCGCGCGGTCGCGCCAAGGCGCCCGATTGCACCAGCGACAGCAACAGCCACAACGCGGTCGCGGTCGAGTCCGGCAACCGCCGGACGCGGTCGATCAGTGGCAGTATGCGGGCCGTGGGCGCCAGCGGCAGCAGATCGCGCAGTGCCGCAGCGCCCGGTTGATCGAGCCTGAATTCGAGCGCGATCTGCCCGGTATCGGTCTGACTCGGGTTCAGCGAACGGCCCTGGCGGCGGCGCAGCGCCGCCTCGGCCTGGGCCTGGGCCGCCAGGAAGCCGCGCGCGGCGACGTCGTCGAGGTTCAGTGCCGCAATGCGCGCGCGGCCATCCAGCGCTGCGCTGTCGGCCGCGTCGATCGCCAGCGCGGCGGCGAAGGCCTCGTCCGCGGCGGCGAAGTCGAGCTCGGCCTCGGCCGAGCGTGCCGCGAACATCAGCCGCGCGTGCCGCTCGGCCGGCGATGCCTCCGGCGCGGCCGCGAGGCAAGCCGCACGCTCCGCCGAGTCGCCCAACACCAGAGCAAGCCGCGCCCAGGCCTCCCAGCGGCCGTGTTGGACCGGGGATTGCGCCAGCGCGGCCTCTCGCAGCAGGGCCAGCGCCGCGGCGACCTCGCCCCGTGCCCGCAGAAGCTGGGCCCGGGGGCCGATGAAGTCCGGCCTTGGGCCGAGCCTGGCCTCGGCCGCGTCCAGCACGGCCGCGGCGGCATCCGGCGCGCCGTCGCGCAGGTGGCATTGCGCGAGGCCGGAGGCGGCATTGGCGAGTCCCGGGTCGCGCTGCAGCGCCTCGGTGAAGCAGTCGGCGGCCTGGTCGGTGACGCGCTCTGCGAACCACAGCCATCCGCGCAGCAGCGAGATGGCGGGCGCGGCGGGGTCGCGCGCCTCGGCCTGGTCGAGCAGGTCGTGCGCCGCGACCAGGTCGTCGCGCGCGCGCGCAGCCTGCGCGAGCGCGACCAGCGGCGCGGCCGCGGTGGCATCGAGGCTTGCGACCTGCCGAAGCGCCTGGTGTTCGGTATCCGCATCCCCGGCGGCCTTGGCGGCAGCCGCGAGCGCATTCCAGGCGGGGATCGCGGCGGGGTCGTGTTCGGTGGCGGCGCGCGCAAGGTCCAGCGCGCGGGCGTGCTGCCCGGCGGCGCGCGCCTGGTTGGCCATCGGCACCAGGATGCGGTGGGGTTCGCGCAGCTTGGGCAGGGCGATGTCGAAATGCGCGAGGGCCTCGGCCGGGCGGCCGCGGGCGGACTTGGCCCAGGCGGCCTCGAGATGCGCGTGGTGATTGTTCGGGTGTTCGGCCAGCACGGCCGCGATCAGCGGCAAAGCGCTGTCGGCCTGGCCTGACTGGGTGAGCGTGCCGATCCGTTCGAGCCGGGCCTGCATGTTGCCCGGCTGCTGTTCCAGGATCCGGTCGAACAAGGTCACGGCCGCGTCGAACTCGCGGTTACGGCGCGCGGCCCGGGCAGCGGCCAGCATCCCCGGGATGTCGACGGTCAATCGAGCCCTCCGCTGGGCGGTCGGCGGTGCGGGGCCGCCAGGGCCCCGCGCCGGTTCAGGCCGCCGCCTGGTCCGGGGCGGTGCCGATCGCCTGGGCGCGTGCGTCGATCCGCGCGAGCGTCGCGGCGGGCACCTGGCGGCGGGACTTGGCGTGCGGCAGGTCCATCTCGCCGACCTCGCGGCCGTGCGGGAACAGCGCAACAAACTCCGCGTGGTTGGAGAAGCGTTCGCGCGGCACGTGGTCGCAGAAGGATTCGACCGGCTGACCCTCGGCGATGATGACGTCGTGGCGCGCCAGTTCGAGACTGAAGTACTCGAAGGTGTCCGCCGGGGCCGGGATCTGGCGGATGGTGCTGCCGTTCACCAGCGCCTGGGCGAAGCAGAGCACGCCGTCCAACACGATGGCATGGTGCGGGGACACCCGCAGGTCGCGCTCGGGCAGGTTCTCGTCGAGCGCGCCGGCCTGGATCAGGATGGGGTCGCGGGTCTCGGCATTGCCGAAGCGGCTGGAGACGGTCTGCCGCCCCACGAACAGTACCGGTTCGGCACTGCCATCGGCGGTCAGCACGAGGTCACCGGGGCGCAGGGACTCGATAGCCACGTCGCCGGTCGGGGTGCGGATGGCGGTGCCGGCGAGAAAGCACACGAAGATCGGGCTCGAATCCGGGCCGGTGATGTCCGGCGAGATCAGATTGTCGGCCGAAACGAAGAACGTGTAGTTCCCGGACGGCAGATCATCGATGCTGTTCGGGTTGAACGTCACGGTGCGCGCGCCATTCCCGACATACGCGCGGTCTTCCTGGGCGACCGCCGTGATGATGCCATTCTCGTCGCGCGCGAAGAGCGTGAAGCGGGTCAGTGCGGCCCCATTCGTCACGCCGATGCTCACCGTCGGCGGTGTGCCGGCCGGATCAGCAGGGTTCACCACGGGCGCGTTCACGGACGTCACAGGCATGGTCGAAAATCCCCCCACATCGGCGGGGAGCCATCTGCCCTCGCCGCCGCACCAGACGCCGAAGTGGCGACCCAACTTGGATCGTCAGAATCGGGGTCTGTTGGCGACGAGTCAATCATTCATGATGACGCAACCAAGTTAAATAACATCCACAACCCAAGCGTGCAATCTTTTTGTTACTTCGCGCCCGTGGAGTCTATCAGGCCGTCACGCGCCGCCGCTCACGCGGCCTCCGCGTCCGCCAGCCCGGCCAGCCGGGCAGCGATCTCCGTCGCAGCCGCCGCGCAGGCCGGGGCCTCCTCCTCCTCGATGAGCACCTCGGCGACAATGCGCGGCATCGCGACGGCGATCGCCGCGACCAGCGTTGTGTCGCGCCCCAGCGCGATCCGATCGAGACCCACCACGCGCTCCGGTTCGACCACCAGCACGAACTTGTCGCCATAGGCGTCCGATTCGGTGCCCGGCCAGGTCTCGAAGGCGCGGGGCCAGGACGGGGCCCGGCGGAACTCCAGGACGGCGTTGCTGCCGGCGATCCCGAACTTAAACTTCAGCTCGCGCCAGCGCTCGCCGCGCCAGGCCAGGTCGCGCACGCGCAGGTCCAGCAGCTCCCAGTCGGTGCCGCGCTGGCGCGCATCGAGAACCACCTCGGTGTAGCCGGCCACGCGCTCGGCGTCGTCGTCCGTGCCGGTGGCCTCGGCGCCCGTTTGCAGTGCCGGCGCGCGTGGCTCGGCCGGGACCGCGGCCTCGCGCGGGTAGGTCCCTTCGATGGCGCGCAGTGGCGGCGCGCGCAACGGGGCGTCGGCGAGGTCGAGGCGGACCGGGACGATCCCGGCCTCGGCACGGTCCATCCGGGCGGGAAAGACGACCGGCTGGCGCAGCACCAGACTGGCGGGATCGGCGCCGCGCAACTCCAGCACGGCGGACCCGTCCGGGCCGATCGGCAGGGCGAAGGGGCGAGCCTCGCCGGGCGCCAGCAGGCGCCACTCCGTCATCGGGCCAGCCGGCTCCACGGCCAGCCTCGCTTCCAGCAGCCCGGCCTCGAGCTCGAGATCCCAGCGCAGCGCGGCGATGCCCTCCGGCAGGGGCCCCAGGACGATGCGCGCCTGGTCCCAACCCTCGGGCAGTTCGGCGAGGCTGGCACGCGCGGATGTCGCCACGAGTGTGCCGGGACCCTCGAGCCGGGCACCGGCGAGCGCCGCGGCGGGGGCGAGGCGCGGGATGCCCGGCGGCGCATCGCCATGCCAGGATTCCCAGTCGAAGTGCAGGGGCTGCACCAGGCGCGCCCCGGGCGGCAGCACCGCGACCGCAAGGGCGGGGTCCGCGGCGGCATCGGCCGCGCGCGACAAGGCCACGCTGCCCTCCGCGCCCTCCGCCGCCACCAGTACCAGCAGCGTCTGGGCGCGCCCGGCCAGCGGTTCGGGAGTCTCGAGGTGGATCCAGCCGCCGGGGAGCGCCGCGGCGGGCACCCGCCAGGCTGCAAGCACCCGCCCGGTCTCGGCGGCGACCAGTTGTGCCGCGAGGCCGGCAGTGGCCGGGCGCTGCAGATGCAGGGACAGCTGCGACGCGCCGCTGGTCGGCAGGCCGGGTTCGACCACAATGGGCGGGTCGCCCGGCTGCAGCAGGAGGGCGGGCGCCGCCGGATCGGGCGCTGTTTGTAGCCGCATCTCGAGCGTCGGGGGCGGGTGGCCGCCCAGTGTGGTCAGCAGCGCGGCCACGGCACCTCGCAGCTCCTCGCCCTCGCTGCGCAGCGCCACGAGCTGCGCCTCGAGCGCGGCGACCTGGAGCAAGGCCTCGGTGGCCTGGGCCAGGCTGAGGCCAAGCAGCGCGGGCAGGGCTGCGAGCCCGCTCTCGGCCACGATCAGCGGCGGTACCGGGACGCCCTGCGCCGCCCACCAGGCCTGCAGCGGCGCCAGGCTGCGCGGCGTCTGCGCCACCAGCGCCAGGACGCCGGACGGGGCGTGGTCGAGCGTCACGGTCTCCTGGTCCGGCACGGCGGCGTGGCTGAGCCGCAGCGTCACCCCCGCCGGCGAAACGACCGCGCGGCACAGCCGGGCCCCGGCGCCATGCAGGGCGACAGCGTCCGGCAGGCGCGCATCAACCAGGATCACGGGCTGCGCATCCATCAGGGTTGCGAGGTCCGGACGGGCGACACGGACGCCGAGCGGAACGGAATGGTGGGCGGCGAAAGGTGCGGAGGACGATGCCGTCATCATGCGTTCATTCGCGGGTAGGCGCTGCGGACCATGCTGCAAGTATGCACGTATCTGTCATGAAGGCGCCAAAAACAACGTCGACAATTTTGCACGTCTGCACTACGCCAAGCCAAGTGCCGACACTGGAACGCCGCGAATGGATGCCCTAGCGCACAGCGTCGCCAGTGAATGCGACGTCAACGTCATCATTCCGCTGTACGGCCAGCCCTCACTGTTTTCGGAAGCCGTCGCCTCGGTGCTGCGCCAGGTCGATCCGCCGCCCTTCCGCATCACGGTGGTGCTCGATGGGTGCGTGCATCGGCAGTCGCTCGCCAGCGCGACCGCCTGGGCGCGGGCGCATCCCGGGCGGATCGTGGTGCTGGCGCAGGCCAATGGCGGGGTCGCGGCGGCGCGCAATGCCGGCATCCGCTTCGCGCTCAAGGCCT from Roseomonas fluvialis encodes the following:
- a CDS encoding recombinase, yielding MDGSPPAPAPAPAAATLADPPGAAFGTAAVAARAFDPGMGLAVARRTVLRPEDQEDFGRVADRVAAGNMALLGRAPTIADAAEQARLRNAIATGALVTSGRHLQHGDARQPRRNMEVFTNCATAGASFTKFYLLLNGAGVGRAYDDALCPVDWAQAPDILLHLSPAHPDWPHDRAALHRFGAEFGLLRWGMGADAFGASEEADVRGFIARELVHDLTRVPADAIRHRIADTREGWARAVELIEGLAYQGARGRTLLLDLSDIRPLGEPIRGMQGRPASGPLSLLRAFITLRRDVIEAARGRDPGAEAMRPWEQALRADHILSTEVQVGGARRAARMATKSWRDPGALRFVRLKAEGGLWTANHSLMVDAEFWSRVVRTDDEPLTRHARALFAAATACAYVNGEPGFINGDRLEDARTGFARAKPAIADAASARYRVQEGAPLLADVARRAATADFPVTTNPCGEVVLHVTGGYCVIADFAPLLACPVALDALTPGAVPPEVARDWDARVEAAVRLGVRFLIRVNRMDALYAVEVSRTNRIGIGPTGLHEWAWARFGLGFHDLLDEDRARPFWDALARLSDAAKDEATRYAAALGMAPPATVTTIKPAGTTSKLFGMTEGAHLPARRQYLRWVQFRATDPLVADYAARGYPMRRLQSFPGVAIVGFPTLPLIQRLGLGDRLVTAPEASPAEQYRWLGLLERHWIGAARGNQVSYTLKIATERFGLEDFRAILLQHQPHLRCCAVLPSRPDSELGYEYLPEEEVDADRFRSILAGIDDPGVAEAVDLARLQCEAGVCPI
- a CDS encoding sterol desaturase family protein — its product is MLDQEPIIRLSVFAAVLVAMAALEHAFPRRPQRLAWRRWPSNFGLVAVATVLLRLVAPAGAVGVALWAESRGLGLFPVLGVPWWVAAPAAVLLLDLLIYAQHRIFHAVPILWRLHRVHHADPELDASSGLRFHPVEILLSLAIKGLAVVALGAPPEAVLVFEVLLNATSLFNHANIAIPAWVDRPLRWVVVTPDMHRVHHSEIRAETDSDFGFCLSVWDRMFGTYVAEPAAGQLGMVIGVEGYREEAEQRIDRLLVQPLKG
- a CDS encoding HupE/UreJ family protein; translation: MMLRLIALLALAPLPALAHHPMGGAVPATAWEGFASGIGHPVIGFDHLAFLLAAGVLAATLGVRRGAVAILAFVAGGFGGSLAHMAGIGFGPVEALVALSVVAVGLALLWRGVPTAVVPVGFALAGLVHGHAFAEAVIGAEATPILAYLLALALTQAAIGLGVMLAARRLSADAALLRIPAGAAAACAGAVFLALAV
- a CDS encoding MFS transporter, giving the protein MQVAPGTPRFIAAMVTAQVLTQIGAFTLPALLPTYIDAWSLSGTQAGWLIGIFFAAYVPAVPVLLALTDRVPARHIYLVGTGATALAHLGFALLADGFWSGLAFRALAGIGWAGAYMPGLKAIADPLSGTAQSRAVSWHAAGVGIAGAASFALAGACAAVGGPSFAFLVGGLLAGCAFAIALLVMPGTPPPPRKAGGRLLDFRPVLANRRAMAWIAGYCVHTLEMAVLRAWAVAFLAASFAITAPPAWLPGPTVLFTLAGLVGIAVSLSGNEASEHFGRGRVVAVAMLGGAGFAAVTGFAMGSPPLVAVAAVFAWNAAIYLDSSALTAGTVQAADPALRGATMGLHSMAGYAGGFVGPLLCGVVLDAAGGEGALAWGLAFGHVALVVLAGFAVLRVIGRQAR
- a CDS encoding MaoC family dehydratase, with the translated sequence MRVVETPEALKALVGQELGVGDWLEVTQEMMDRFADVTGDHQWIHVDVERAKREMPGGKTIAHGYLLLSLLPKLGAGVYKVSWPSRTLNYGSDKVRIINPVQAGDRVRLRQALVAVDDGAGGTHRIVVRQTMEIEGKDKPALIADTIRMTFP
- a CDS encoding metal-dependent hydrolase, which produces MKITWFGHSAFRLEFGSSVVMIDPFLTGNPAFGGDAEAASAGATHVLLTHGHGDHIGDTVAICQRTEAKLVTNYDLAMHLARKGVTALDPMNTGGSTDQGDFTVSLTQALHSSVEQDENGVSHCLGNPNGIVVTPKDKAEPVVYHMGDTDIFSDMALVDELYRPAVAMVPIGDRFTMGPRAAALSVKRFLPSVRVAIPCHYATFGLLLPDASGFVAAMEGANAKVLVPEKDKAFTP
- a CDS encoding enoyl-CoA hydratase/isomerase family protein, with the translated sequence MSSLPGLEDLATLRVEVAEGVATVTIDRPPVNAQNSAFRDDIVRVFDVLHESDAVRAIVLTGAGKTFSAGADLKDRPDAARPGAFPRHSRAVRAGFDCVMECRKPVIAAVNGAAIGAGCVLALVCDIILVADDAFMSMTEVDVGLAGGVAHVLRHFGQSDARMFLLTARRLSGTELYRMNVASGFYPKADLLPAAQAMAREIAGKVPLAVEAAKRAFTLNEYMPLREGYVYEQTQTALLAKTEDTQEALAAFAQKRKPVFKGR
- a CDS encoding tetratricopeptide repeat protein is translated as MTVDIPGMLAAARAARRNREFDAAVTLFDRILEQQPGNMQARLERIGTLTQSGQADSALPLIAAVLAEHPNNHHAHLEAAWAKSARGRPAEALAHFDIALPKLREPHRILVPMANQARAAGQHARALDLARAATEHDPAAIPAWNALAAAAKAAGDADTEHQALRQVASLDATAAAPLVALAQAARARDDLVAAHDLLDQAEARDPAAPAISLLRGWLWFAERVTDQAADCFTEALQRDPGLANAASGLAQCHLRDGAPDAAAAVLDAAEARLGPRPDFIGPRAQLLRARGEVAAALALLREAALAQSPVQHGRWEAWARLALVLGDSAERAACLAAAPEASPAERHARLMFAARSAEAELDFAAADEAFAAALAIDAADSAALDGRARIAALNLDDVAARGFLAAQAQAEAALRRRQGRSLNPSQTDTGQIALEFRLDQPGAAALRDLLPLAPTARILPLIDRVRRLPDSTATALWLLLSLVQSGALARPRAQGSAVPARLLLVVPRGAPGEADAQAWQRANPGVDVVAMDREAGAAFIDARLGQAGRRAWARAWEGSVRADLLRLAWIATVGGWTVAPGARPAAPIATLAAGGADLVATPGLWGAPQPLLFGAAAGHPVARRAVDRLIEALARGDEEHPWLRSGPGFLARALAGALAEAPGLAEAIHLAPGHAVQAVVQHDWRPEWNQALF
- a CDS encoding Hint domain-containing protein, whose amino-acid sequence is MPVTSVNAPVVNPADPAGTPPTVSIGVTNGAALTRFTLFARDENGIITAVAQEDRAYVGNGARTVTFNPNSIDDLPSGNYTFFVSADNLISPDITGPDSSPIFVCFLAGTAIRTPTGDVAIESLRPGDLVLTADGSAEPVLFVGRQTVSSRFGNAETRDPILIQAGALDENLPERDLRVSPHHAIVLDGVLCFAQALVNGSTIRQIPAPADTFEYFSLELARHDVIIAEGQPVESFCDHVPRERFSNHAEFVALFPHGREVGEMDLPHAKSRRQVPAATLARIDARAQAIGTAPDQAAA